DNA from Natrarchaeobaculum sulfurireducens:
CGAGATCCTCAATCTAACGCTCTCGCAGATGGAGCACCGTGGTCAGGACGGTGGTACATACCGTGAACATGAACTCAACCGCGATATTGCGACCGTCGTCGATGCGCTCCAAACAACAATCAGCGAGTTCGGTGCACACCGGAGCATCATTGAATATCTCCCTGATTCCGGAGAAGAATTTGCTGTGATGTAGTGAGGCGGCTAGCTACTATCCTTCGTTATTTTCGTCAAGTTCTTTTTCGGCAAACTCGAGTAACTTCTGAAGCCGATCATTGAATTCGTCCTCAAATTCGGTGTGCAGAGATTCGTCATACATCTGTAACGTACGACTGAGACCCATTGCGGCTAGCCAGTCACGAAACTGCTCGCTACTCATGTCTTCAACAGGAGTGTTCAACCCCTCGGAACTGGAACCCGCAGCCCAGAGTTGGAGCAGATCTAAGTCCTTGACCATCGCCAGACGAGCAAAATCAGCGAAGGCGGCACTCACTTCTCGCGACAATTGGGTATAAGATACCGAGTCTCTGTCCAGATCTTGCTCTCCGTTCAGTAGGTTGTTGACGTACGAGAGTGAGCGCAACGAGAGGAAGCCTTCACGATCGACTGCCATCGGAGGATCGTTTTCTGACTCTGCAATATCTGAAAGCGCCTGACCACATGACCCGCAGTAGTGATGAACGCCTTTGACTCGATCTCCGCAATTCGGGCAGTAGGGCATACAGACTACCTGCGACTCGCGACTACACAGACTTTTCCAAGGGTATCACTTCAGGGTGGATCGATAGGGTTTGGTTTGACCTTTCTCGCCAATGACTGGATAGTATAGCGAGTGATGATATATATTGTCTTCAAAAAGGGAGGAGAGTCGATACTGAGTCTCTCATCTCGACACCGGGCAGTCCTCACAACATTCGGGATTCAGTGAATCAGTGATTCATTGATCAACGTCTTGCTTGGCGAGTTCGCGAATCTTTTCTTTCGTTTCCTCGCGGTGCTCGCCGAACGCCACTTCGAAAACCCCGTGGTAGAAGTGTTTGTTTTTTTCCAGCGTGATGTCCTCGCGTTTGAGCTGCTTTTTTAGGCGGGTAAACGTGATCTCGATGTCCTCGCTTTGCTCGGGTTCAACGTATATCGTGGCTGAATCCCAATCCTCGCGGATGTTCAGCGGTTCGTCATCTGTCTTTCTTGCCTCACTGGTCGACGAATCAGTATCGGTCGTCGATGCGGTCCTCTGCTGATCTGATCGACTTTCAGTCGCCGCCGCAGTTTCACGTCCCTTTCCTTCTGGTTCCACCGACGTCTCCGTGGTCTCCTCGTCTGTGACCGCGTCCTCCTCTTCCCCTTCGTCTGAAGGATCCTCGAATCGCTCATCCATTCCTCGAGGCATACTTACACCTCCACCTGCGTTTTGTCGAACGCCCGCTCCATTGTTTCTGCAACCTCGAGGAAGATATCGCGCTCTACTTGCTGGTCGTTCGCGTCCTCCCATTCGAAAATATCCCGTCCGTTGTCCCACGCACGCTGGATCGCCACCCGCATTGGGAGTTTGAAAATCGGCGCCATCGACGCGAAGGACTCGTCGAATGCGCTGAGGAACTTTTGCGACTGACCGTCGTCACGATACATATTTGCTAGGAGTCCGACGATAGCAATCTCGAGCTGCTGGTTGTCCTCGATGGACTCCAGTTGGTCCCACAGGTCATCCAGCGCATCCCGTGACGTTGCTTGGGTTTGTGCAGCCAGGAAGACATTCTGAGCCGCGATGAACGCCGCATCCGTCAGGACTGAGAGGTCGGGAGGACAGTCGATTAAGATAAAATCGTAGTCGTATCCGTCCTCAACCATCTCCTCGAGGGCGAGTTTCAGAGAGAGCCGGGCGTTCGCATCGTCCATCCAATCTCGAGCAAGGCCCATGTCCTTGTGACTGGGAATTAGATCGAAGTTCAGATGGTCGTACTCGTCGGCTTCGATCACGATCTCTGAAAGGCTAGTATCGTGCGTGCGCGGATTGTCGACGAGTACGTCGAGTAGGTTCTCGTCATCGGTGACTAGTGTGTTGGGGAGTTCGTTCTTCGGGCTTGATGGATCGTTGTCGTCGCCTGGACCCAGTCCAAGTCCTTTCGTCATGTCGGCTTGTGGGTCCATATCGATTGCAAGAACATCGTGGTCGCGAGTGGCCAGCGCCGCGGCACTGTTGATCGTCGCCGTTGTCTTTCCAGTCCCGCCTTTCTGGTTACCGAAGGCGATCGTAGGGATGCCAGTTGATGGTGTGACGCCCCATCCACGAGGTGTCTCGGTCATGGTTCGATCATTGAATCAATGACTCATAAATCCATGTCAGACACTTAGTTGTGTTCCTCCCAATCTGTTCATAACGGATATCGTTGTCTGAGGGGTTGAATGGCGCGATATCACCACATGCCTTCCTTATCATTGAATCAGTGATTCACTGCATCTTTACATCACTGATTCAGTGAACCACTGATTCAGGGGCTCAATGATTTTCTGATTTGGGTTGTTGGGGGGTCTGGAATCTCCGATTCAATGCTTCAAATACTCGCTGATTCAGACACTCATTGACTCATAGATTCAATGAATCTGTGACTTAAATTGTGGGGATTCCTGAATCTTCAATTCAGTGCTTCAGTTATTCAGTGAATCATTGAATCATGGACTCAATGAATGCCCCTGCTAGCTGTTACATGATTCAAAGCTCATGGGATTACAGAGCCGCCGCTTCCACTATTCACTACTTCATAGAATCACTGATTCCATGATTCTATGGTACAAATATCGGCTAGGAAAGACAACTGGACAGGCTTGACTGATGTCAACTGGTGTTCTTTTCGAATCGTTTCACGACACCGCTTCCCCAGTAGAGCCCCCAACCCTAGGTTCCGAGATCGTTGTAGACTGGCTCGTTCGCGTCGACGGGATAGCTGAAATCATATTTCGATATAGAACGAACTACCTCAACCTATATTAAGACGGGGTGCGAACTGCACGTATGACCGAAAACGGATCGAGTTCCGAGGGTGGACTCATGGATCGCCAGACTACGGGTGAAGACCGTGTGCGGATGGTCGCCCGACAGCTATCGGAGCCGCGGACGGCAAACTGGATCGCGTCCGAAGCGGGCTGGTCACATGAGCCCACCAAACGCGTCCTCGAACGACTCGTCGATGATGGTATCCTCCATCGTGACGAGAGCGGCACCCATACGACGTATTATCCTGATTACCGCCGACAAGCGATGCAGGAAGCGATGCGCCTTCGGGACAGCGAGCACACCGTTGAGGAGCTCACGGATCGTCTCGCCGAAATGAAGGCACAAATCCGGGACTGGGAGGATGAGTTCGATGTCGAATCACCGAATCAACTTCGCGGGACGCTCGCCGACGACGTCCTCGACGCTGACGAGGAAGGCCGTCGCCGTGAGATCGCCCGCGAATGGGAGCACCTCCAACGTCGCATCCGAATCGTTGGGTTCACCATCCGTGAATGGGATTTTTTGGCCCCAACAACAGAGCCCGCTGAGGCCCGCAGCTAACGGATGTCGGTCCCGCATCCGGGTGGCGACCCGAACGCGAATCTATACGCCCAACTGAAGCGGGACGTCCTCGACCGTGTTCCACAGATCACTGCAGTTGAGTACGTTCCGGATGATCTCGAGGCTAAGCAGTTGCGAGCAATTTTCGATCCAGACCGTCTTGACCCACCAACAGGGCCGGATTCGCCGGCACTGACCGTCAAATGGTATCGACAGGATCCACACGACTGGTTTCGAATCAACTACACCGACCCAAACACGGGATTTCACGCTGGCTGGCACCAGGACGAGGACCATCCCGACCTTGGACGGGCACATTTCCAGTATTCAGTCGCCAATGTAGAGGACCGGTGGGGTATCATATTCGAACACGAGACTCCCTCCTTGATTCTCTGGGAAATCGTCGAGGATCTCCTCGAGGATGTTCGGCCAACATACCAGTATTCAAACCACGAAAGGTGACTCCTCATCTATTATATGAGCGCCTATTATGTCCTCTCGCCGAAGGCTGTATCCAGCTGGTCCCGCATGAATTCACGGCGGACGCGGCGAGATCGCGAGTCTGAAAGATAATTCCGCATGACTACCTGAGGATCGCTACTACCCTGTTCTGCAGCTATGTCTTCGACACCCTCGAGAACGCCCTCGAGGACTGCTGTATAGGTGTCGTACCAGAAGCGACGACAAAGCTGCGGACTCGGGCGCTCACCTTCGATCCGTTCGGGGAGGCCAGCTTTCGACGATAGATCTTGGAACCAGTTCCGGATCGTATCTCGTGTCACGTGTGGTGTTTCTCCTTGTGAAGATGGGAACAGATACCCAGTCCACGACTCGTCGTCCGCTAGCTCGTCGATTCGGGAGTCAAGGATATCGAGGCCAAACAGTAGCGACACTTCTCCTGGCCCGTTCTTGCGGCTCTCGAACGCAATAAAGGGGACGTCGTCTTCGGGAACATCACGATTGAACTGTGAGACGTGTAGTGCTGCGACCTCGCTCGCTCGAAGCCCCCAGGCAGCTAATGCTACCACTAGCAGCTGTTCTCGTGTCGTTCTTGCTGCCTGCATCAGTTTCCGTACGTGCGTTGCCGAAAGGGCTGGTGTAGGTGACTCCTCGACCTCCCACTTGAACTCGTCGTAGAGACCGCTCGCAGGATTTATCGAGGCGATCCGCCGCCCAACGAGATGCTGGTACCAGGCGTCGACGACCCGTCGCACACGCTGAAGCGTCTGAGCACTGTATGAGCGCTCTGTTCCTTCGTTCAACCAGTCGAATGCTGCGTAGCACGCGTCGACGGCTTCGTAGGCTGGTGTCTCTTGTTCCCGTTGAATTGGTGAAAGGAGATCACCTGTGCCGTTCGCCTCACGATACGCATAGACGTAGAGATTTAGTCGTGTTCGGAGCGTGTTGACGGAAGAAGTCGAGAGACTGTATCGGGACTTTCGCCGGTCAAGAAACTGGCACAGGGCATCGATCGTTTCTTCGTCTTCTGTTTCCCACGCGTAGCCCTCGTCATCGTCACCGAGACCGAGGTCCTTGTTCCAAAACTCTCCGAAGGAGCGATCGTGATGGCGTCGTAGTGCTGCAAGGAACGACCGTGCATCATGATCTCGAAACCACTGATGGGTCGGTTTCTCGCTTGTCGGATCGATACCCTCCGCCTCGAGACATGGGGCGATCTCGTTCCAGTATAGATTGGTGAAGTCCTCGAGTGAGCATGATGTCCATCGGACACCATCGAACGAGGGTGTCTGCTCTACTTCGATTTCGGCATCCTGATCAGTCTCTGACTGGCTCATTGGACTATTTTCCAAGGATTTCGTCTGTTCAGATCTCGAGTGGAGTTGAATTCTGTTAGAAGCCCACTCGCGTCACCGGTTGGCAATTCTGAGAGTGGCATATTCGGGTTGTTCAGCGTTTTAGTTGGATTCCTTATTAGTTTGTGGGTTTGGCTGACTG
Protein-coding regions in this window:
- a CDS encoding tyrosine-type recombinase/integrase: MSQSETDQDAEIEVEQTPSFDGVRWTSCSLEDFTNLYWNEIAPCLEAEGIDPTSEKPTHQWFRDHDARSFLAALRRHHDRSFGEFWNKDLGLGDDDEGYAWETEDEETIDALCQFLDRRKSRYSLSTSSVNTLRTRLNLYVYAYREANGTGDLLSPIQREQETPAYEAVDACYAAFDWLNEGTERSYSAQTLQRVRRVVDAWYQHLVGRRIASINPASGLYDEFKWEVEESPTPALSATHVRKLMQAARTTREQLLVVALAAWGLRASEVAALHVSQFNRDVPEDDVPFIAFESRKNGPGEVSLLFGLDILDSRIDELADDESWTGYLFPSSQGETPHVTRDTIRNWFQDLSSKAGLPERIEGERPSPQLCRRFWYDTYTAVLEGVLEGVEDIAAEQGSSDPQVVMRNYLSDSRSRRVRREFMRDQLDTAFGERT
- a CDS encoding DUF7342 family protein, with the translated sequence MTENGSSSEGGLMDRQTTGEDRVRMVARQLSEPRTANWIASEAGWSHEPTKRVLERLVDDGILHRDESGTHTTYYPDYRRQAMQEAMRLRDSEHTVEELTDRLAEMKAQIRDWEDEFDVESPNQLRGTLADDVLDADEEGRRREIAREWEHLQRRIRIVGFTIREWDFLAPTTEPAEARS
- a CDS encoding ParA family protein, which translates into the protein MTETPRGWGVTPSTGIPTIAFGNQKGGTGKTTATINSAAALATRDHDVLAIDMDPQADMTKGLGLGPGDDNDPSSPKNELPNTLVTDDENLLDVLVDNPRTHDTSLSEIVIEADEYDHLNFDLIPSHKDMGLARDWMDDANARLSLKLALEEMVEDGYDYDFILIDCPPDLSVLTDAAFIAAQNVFLAAQTQATSRDALDDLWDQLESIEDNQQLEIAIVGLLANMYRDDGQSQKFLSAFDESFASMAPIFKLPMRVAIQRAWDNGRDIFEWEDANDQQVERDIFLEVAETMERAFDKTQVEV